One window from the genome of Fulvivirga lutea encodes:
- a CDS encoding cupin domain-containing protein, producing MKKINILEKFGLFNDNWSPRIIGELNGQQVKLAKLKNDFVWHSHEHEDELFLVVKGTLMMEFRDRTEEVKEGEIIIVPKGIEHNPHTLNGEEVWVLLFEPAATKHTGDVQHERTVNNQPWI from the coding sequence GAGAAGTTCGGGCTTTTCAATGATAATTGGTCGCCAAGAATAATTGGTGAGTTAAATGGGCAACAAGTAAAGCTCGCAAAGCTTAAAAATGATTTTGTATGGCATAGCCACGAACATGAAGATGAACTGTTTTTAGTAGTTAAAGGAACACTAATGATGGAATTTAGAGATCGGACAGAGGAAGTAAAGGAGGGGGAAATAATTATTGTACCAAAAGGTATAGAACATAATCCTCATACCTTAAATGGTGAGGAAGTGTGGGTTCTTTTATTTGAGCCAGCAGCCACCAAACATACAGGAGATGTACAACATGAAAGAACAGTTAATAATCAACCCTGGATATAA
- the ppgK gene encoding polyphosphate--glucose phosphotransferase, with protein sequence MNMLGIDVGGSGIKGAVVDTIEGKLISERYRIETPNPATPEAVSKVIKEIKDHFDWTDDIVCAFPTVVIEGKAVYDANLDNSWTGKNIEDIFSNACDDQHFEVINDADAAGIAEMRFGAGKHHSGLVMVLTFGTGIGSGVFYDGVLIPNFELGRILGKNGKVYEKFAADSARKREELEFDVWGKRVNQYLKHIERVFSPDFIIIGGGASKKIHKFRDQIKIKTRFTASEKLNNAGIIGAAVNAAEHHR encoded by the coding sequence ATGAATATGTTAGGTATTGATGTTGGTGGCTCAGGTATCAAAGGTGCAGTGGTAGATACTATTGAAGGCAAACTCATTAGTGAAAGGTATCGTATTGAAACACCAAATCCAGCAACTCCTGAGGCTGTTTCTAAAGTCATCAAAGAAATAAAAGACCACTTCGATTGGACAGATGATATTGTATGCGCTTTCCCAACTGTAGTAATTGAAGGTAAAGCAGTATATGACGCTAACCTTGACAATTCATGGACAGGCAAAAATATAGAGGATATATTTAGCAACGCCTGTGACGATCAACATTTCGAGGTTATTAACGATGCAGATGCTGCTGGCATTGCAGAAATGCGATTTGGCGCAGGTAAGCATCACTCAGGACTAGTCATGGTATTGACATTTGGTACAGGGATTGGTAGTGGCGTCTTTTATGATGGTGTACTTATACCCAATTTTGAGCTTGGTCGCATTTTAGGTAAGAATGGTAAAGTTTATGAAAAATTTGCCGCTGATTCTGCGAGAAAAAGAGAAGAATTAGAATTTGATGTATGGGGTAAAAGGGTTAATCAATACTTAAAACATATAGAGCGCGTTTTCTCACCGGACTTTATCATTATTGGTGGTGGGGCAAGTAAGAAAATTCATAAATTCAGAGATCAGATTAAAATTAAAACCCGTTTTACAGCTTCTGAAAAATTAAATAATGCAGGTATTATTGGTGCTGCAGTTAATGCCGCTGAACATCATAGGTAA
- a CDS encoding tetratricopeptide repeat protein, whose amino-acid sequence MRWIKVILFSFIFSAVSGQSSDSLITIGHRNYELGDYTEAIKYLNQAAEVDGRNPEIFYLLGVCKSQLQLNNEALKDYQIALALDPTYAEVYFEKGYSLFMIGKLEESIEAYDKSIKLRPENAVAYVNRGSVKCILGDKEGAMKDWKKAEDLGAPLPEQECDI is encoded by the coding sequence ATGCGTTGGATTAAAGTCATCCTATTTTCATTTATATTCTCCGCTGTTTCAGGTCAGTCAAGTGACTCATTAATAACCATAGGTCATAGAAATTATGAGTTGGGTGATTACACTGAGGCGATAAAATATTTAAACCAGGCTGCAGAAGTGGATGGAAGAAACCCGGAAATATTCTATTTACTGGGCGTATGTAAATCTCAGTTGCAATTAAATAACGAAGCACTCAAAGATTATCAAATCGCATTAGCTCTTGACCCAACATATGCAGAAGTATATTTTGAAAAAGGCTATTCGCTATTTATGATTGGTAAACTGGAAGAGTCCATTGAAGCCTATGATAAATCGATAAAATTACGGCCGGAAAATGCTGTAGCTTATGTGAACAGAGGTAGTGTAAAATGTATTTTGGGTGATAAAGAAGGGGCTATGAAAGACTGGAAAAAAGCCGAAGATTTAGGCGCTCCTCTTCCTGAACAGGAGTGTGATATTTAA